The genomic segment GCACATCACCTCGATGGCATTCCACGGTCCTTCCAGCAGCGCGTCCACCGCTTCCTGCAGCGGCAGTTCCATCAATGCATACGTCGACACGGCGTACTTGAATTGCGCGGTCAATACAGTGCCCTCCTTCGGCATATGCGACGCGAATAGGCCGCTCATTTAATCCCGGATTGAATAAAGCTGTTCATGAACTGTCGCTGGAACAACAGAAAAACGGCCAGCAGCGGGGTGACGACCAGCAGCGTAGCGGCGCTGACCTCGCTCCACTGCGCGCCGGTCTCGAACGACAAGGCGAAGATCGCCAGGCCGACCGTCAGCGGACGATTCTCGATGGAATTGGTCACGATCAACGGCCACAGATAATTGTTCCACTGGTAGCTGACGGACACCAATCCGAATGCAAGGTATGCCGGACGAGCCAGCGGGAAGTAAATTTTCCATAAAATTTTCCACCTAGAGTAGCCCTCCATCGTCGCCGCCTCGTCAAGCTCCGACGGAATCGTCAAAAACGTCTGCCGCAGCAGGAAGATGCCGAACGCCGAGGCGAAGTACGGCAGCATGACGCCAAGCTTCGTATCGAGCAGCGACAATTCCTTGAGCACGGTGTAATTCGGAAAAATCAGCACGTCGGCCGGCACCATGATCTGCGCGAGAAACAGCAGAAACACGAGGCTTTTCCCATAAAAACGCAGCCTTGCAAAAGCGAACGCCGCCATCGTCACGGATACCATCTGAAACGCGAACACGCAAACGACAATCAGGATCGTGTTGATATAATACTGTCCGAACGGCGCGGCCGCCCAAACGGCTGCGAAGTGCTGCAGCGTCAAATCCAGCGAAAACGAAGCGGAAAGCGCAAGCGCCTTCGGACGGAAAG from the Cohnella hashimotonis genome contains:
- a CDS encoding carbohydrate ABC transporter permease, giving the protein MPMPHLKRFASRGLLFLFAALWSVPLLWLTATAFRPKALALSASFSLDLTLQHFAAVWAAAPFGQYYINTILIVVCVFAFQMVSVTMAAFAFARLRFYGKSLVFLLFLAQIMVPADVLIFPNYTVLKELSLLDTKLGVMLPYFASAFGIFLLRQTFLTIPSELDEAATMEGYSRWKILWKIYFPLARPAYLAFGLVSVSYQWNNYLWPLIVTNSIENRPLTVGLAIFALSFETGAQWSEVSAATLLVVTPLLAVFLLFQRQFMNSFIQSGIK